In Erpetoichthys calabaricus chromosome 2, fErpCal1.3, whole genome shotgun sequence, a genomic segment contains:
- the fshb gene encoding follitropin subunit beta, which translates to MCPALFLLILLSCTTCHYGHSCSLENITIALDKDSCGNCLTINTTACAGFCFTQDPVYKSSLAPFSQQTCTIKEVTYETIQLPNCTGHGDTVYTFPVALSCECGLCHTDSTDCGSPTFGSTDCPTK; encoded by the exons ATGTGTCCTGCACTGTTCCTCCTCATCCTGCTGTCCTGTACCACATGTCACTATGGTCACAGCTGCTCACTGGAAAACATCACAATAGCGCTGGATAAAGACAGCTGTGGAAACTGTTTGACTATTAATACCACAGCCTGTGCTGGGTTCTGCTTCACACAG gATCCAGTTTACAAGAGCTCACTGGCACCTTTCAGCCAACAAACTTGCACCATCAAAGAGGTGACCTATGAAACCATCCAGCTGCCTAACTGCACCGGGCATGGGGACACAGTGTATACCTTCCCAGTGGCGCTCAGCTGTGAATGTGGCCTGTGCCATACAGACAGCACGGACTGTGGATCTCCCACCTTTGGCTCGACTGATTGCCCAACCAAGTAG